Proteins encoded in a region of the Zea mays cultivar B73 chromosome 4, Zm-B73-REFERENCE-NAM-5.0, whole genome shotgun sequence genome:
- the LOC100284923 gene encoding Molybdopterin synthase catalytic subunit, with translation MAGGDLTPPPPPPEETPPAAAAEDLIEIVEEGSGRLDIARYVDHVRDLSAGAIATFEGTTRDHFAGRRVVELRYEAYAAMARRRLAAILREARSRHALRRLAVAHRLGAVPAGEASVFVAASATHRADAMEACRYVIDELKASVPIWKKEVYDDGEVWKENREFLDRHSADGDATAGGCCGSKVRVQEA, from the coding sequence ATGGCGGGCGGCGACCtcacgcctcctcctcctcctcccgaaGAGACGCCGCCGGCAGCGGCGGCCGAGGACCTGATCGAGATCGTGGAGGAAGGGTCGGGGCGGCTGGACATCGCGCGGTACGTGGACCACGTGCGCGACCTGTCGGCGGGCGCCATCGCGACGTTCGAGGGCACGACGCGGGACCACTTCGCGGGGCGGCGCGTGGTGGAGCTCCGGTACGAGGCGTACGCGGCCATGGCGCGGCGCCGCCTGGCGGCCATACTGCGGGAGGCCCGGTCGCGGCACGCGCTGCGGCGGCTGGCCGTGGCGCACCGCCTGGGCGCCGTCCCCGCCGGCGAGGCCAGCGTGTTCGTGGCCGCCTCCGCCACGCACCGCGCCGACGCCATGGAGGCCTGCCGCTACGTCATCGACGAGCTCAAGGCGTCCGTGCCCATCTGGAAGAAGGAGGTGTACGACGACGGCGAGGTCTGGAAGGAGAACCGCGAGTTCCTGGACCGCCACTCCGCCGACGGCGATGCGACGGCGGGCGGGTGCTGCGGGAGCAAGGTCAGGGTCCAGGAGGCTTGA
- the LOC103654924 gene encoding L-arabinokinase: MRVQDGDVDGGGEVTAPPQHLVFAYYITGHGFGHATRALEVVRHLVAAGHDVHVVTAAPEFVFTTEIASPSLHIRKVLLDCGAVQADALTVDRLASLEKYHQTAVVPRESILKTEAEWLNSIKADLVVSDVVPVACRAAADAGIRSVCVTNFSWDFIYAEYVVAAGHHHRSIVWQIAEDYSHCEFLLRLPGYCPMPAFRDVIDVPLVVRRLHRSRTEVRKELGIANDVKVVIFNFGGQPAGWELKKEWLPDGWLCLVCGASDTQELPLNFIKLAKDAYTPDLMAASDCMLGKIGYGTVSEALAYNLPFVFVRRDYFNEEPFLRNMLEHYQCGIEMIRRDLLTGHWKPYLQRAITLQPCYDGPINGGKVAAHILQDTAVGKKYISGKLSGARRLRDAIVLGYQLQRAPGRDVGIPYWYSHSEKEISVGPAPTSHDMNGSDESSFEDFEILHGDMQGLTDTMSFLKSLSGLVGNDLRSPEKQTRERAAASVLFDWEEEIYVARAPGRLDVMGGIADYSGSLVLQMPIREACHVAVQRSDPTKQKQWKHTQARQLANGGAVPVLQIVSFGSELSNRAPTFDMDLSDFMDGDKPISYDNVKEYFSRDPSQKWAAYVAGTIFVLMAELGVRFKDSMSILVSSSVPEGKGVSSSASVEVASMSAIAAAYGLNIAPRDLALLCQKVENRVVGAPCGVMDQMTSACGEANKLLAMVCQPAEVKELVNIPTHIRFWGLDSGIRHSVGGTDYGSVRVGTYMGRKMIKCAASNLLSELLLSCTSTQPGDSSPDEYEGHGVDLLKSEASMEYLCNLPPHRYEAVFAKEIPETITGDAFLEKYGDHNDAVTEVDPKRSYCVKAPTRHPIYENFRVEAFKALLTAAKTDEQLSALGELMFQCHYSYNACGLGSDGTDRLVNLVQEIRHRKSSRAGGPSLFGAKITGGGSGGSVCVMGKNCLKSSEEILEIQKRYKAATGYLPTVFDGSSPGAGKFGYLKIRRRSTSPSD, from the exons ATGAGGGTTCAGGACGGGGAcgtggacggcggcggcgaggtgaCCGCGCCGCCGCAGCACCTGGTGTTCGCCTACTACATCACCGGTCACGGCTTCGGGCACGCCACCCGCGCCCTCGAG GTGGTGAGGCACCTGGTCGCCGCGGGGCACGACGTGCACGTGGTCACCGCCGCGCCCGAGTTCGTCTTCACCACCGAGATCGCCTCCCCCAGCCTCCACATCCGCAAGGTCCTGCTCGACTGCGGCGCCGTCCAGGCCGACGCCCTCACAGTGGACCGCCTCGCCTCGCTCGAGAAG TATCACCAGACGGCCGTGGTGCCCCGGGAGTCCATCCTCAAGACCGAGGCGGAGTGGCTCAACTCCATCAAGGCCGACCTTGTG GTTTCAGATGTTGTACCCGTCGCGTGTAGGGCAGCTGCAGATGCTGGCATTCGATCCGTGTGCGTCACAAATTTCAG CTGGGACTTCATTTATGCAGAGTACGTTGTAGCTGCTGGACATCATCATCGCTCAATTGTGTGGCAG ATAGCAGAGGATTACTCCCATTGTGAATTCTTGCTCAGACTCCCCGGATACTGCCCTA TGCCTGCTTTCCGTGATGTCATTGATGTTCCTCTGGTGGTCAGAAGATTGCACAGATCTAGAACTGAG GTGAGAAAGGAACTAGGGATCGCAAATGATGTTAAGGTGGTCATTTTCAACTTTGGAGGACAG CCTGCCGGATGGGAACTGAAGAAAGAGTGGTTGCCTGACGGTTGGCTATGTTTG GTATGTGGTGCATCTGATACTCAAGAGCTCCCTCTAAATTTCATTAAGCTTGCAAAGGATGCCTACACACCTGATTTGATGGCGGCATCTGACTGCATGCTTG GGAAAATCGGATATGGCACTGTGAGTGAGGCTTTGGCTTACAATCTGCCATTTGTATTTGTTCGAAGAGATTATTTCAATGAGGAACCATTTTTGCGGAATATGCTTGAG CATTATCAATGTGGCATTGAGATGATACGGAGGGATTTACTTACTGGCCATTGGAAACCTTATCTTCAACGTGCTATCACACTTCAACCCTGCTATGATGGTCCCATAAATGGTGGCAAG GTAGCTGCACATATCCTCCAAGATACTGCTGTTGGGAAGAAGTATATTTCTGGAAAG TTGAGCGGAGCAAGACGGTTGCGTGATGCCATTGTGCTTGGCTATCAGCTTCAAAGGGCTCCTGGGAGAGATGTAGGAATTCCTTACTGGTATTCTCACTCTGAGAAAGAAATTAGTGTTGGCCCAGCGCCCACATCTCATGATATGAATGGAAGTGATGAGTC ATCGTTCGAGGACTTTGAGATACTCCATGGTGACATGCAAGGCTTAACTGATACTATGTCCTTTTTGAAGAGTTTATCAGGGCTTGTTGGAAATGACTTAAGAAGCCCTGAGAAGCAAACTCGAGAGAGGGCTGCTGCTTCTGTGCTCTTTGACTGGGAG GAGGAAATATATGTTGCAAGAGCACCTGGGCGATTAGACGTTATGGGTGGTATCGCAGATTACTCTGGAAGTCTTGTATTGCAG ATGCCCATCCGAGAGGCATGCCATGTTGCTGTTCAGAGAAGTGACCCTACCAAACAGAAGCAATGGAAGCATACACAGGCTAGACAACTAGCAAATGGAGGAGCAGTACCAGTGTTACAAATT GTATCCTTTGGTTCTGAATTAAGTAATCGTGCACCTACGTTTGACATGGACCTTTCTGATTTTATGGATGGCGACAAACCAATATCTTATGATAATGTGAAGGAATACTTTTCTCGGGATCCATCCCAAAA ATGGGCTGCCTATGTTGCTGGAACTATTTTTGTATTGATGGCTGAACTAGGGGTGCGCTTTAAAGACAGCATGAGCATTTTG GTTTCTTCATCTGTCCCTGAAGGCAAAGGTGTCTCCTCTTCTGCATCTGTGGAGGTTGCTTCTATGTCTGCTATCGCCGCTGCCTATG GTTTAAACATTGCTCCAAGGGATCTTGCTTTGCTCTGTCAAAAG GTTGAGAATCGTGTCGTCGGAGCTCCTTGTGGAGTAATGGACCAAATGACATCTGCTTGTGGAGAAGCTAACAAACTCCTAGCAATGGTTTGCCAG CCTGCAGAAGTGAAGGAGTTGGTTAACATTCCAACTCATATAAGATTTTGGGGTCTTGACTCTGGGATACGTCATAG TGTTGGTGGGACTGATTATGGGTCTGTAAGAGTAGGCACTTACATGGGCCGCAAGATGATCAAGTGTGCTGCATCCAACCTACTTTCAGAATTGTTGCTCTCGTGTACGTCTACGCAACCAGGCGACTCAAGTCCCGACGAATATGAAGGACATGGCGTCGACCTCCTGAAATCTGAAGCGTCAATGGAGTATCTATGCAACTTACCACCACATAG GTATGAAGCTGTTTTCGCGAAAGAAATTCCGGAGACGATCACTGGCGATGCGTTTTTAGAGAAGTATGGAGACCACAACGATGCGGTAACAGAAGTTGACCCAAAGCGGTCTTACTGTGTCAAGGCTCCTACTAGACATCCCATATACGAGAACTTCCGAGTCGAG GCCTTCAAAGCGTTGCTAACAGCTGCCAAAACAGACGAGCAGCTCTCAGCCCTTGGAGAGCTGATGTTCCAG TGCCACTACAGCTACAACGCTTGCGGGCTCGGCTCTGACGGCACAGACAGGCTAGTGAATCTAGTTCAAGAAATCCGGCACAGGAAGAGCTCGCGCGCCGGAGGGCCCAGCCTGTTCGGCGCGAAGATCACCGGCGGAGGGTCCGGCGGCTCGGTCTGCGTGATGGGGAAGAACTGCCTGAAAAGCAGCGAGGAGATCCTCGAG ATCCAGAAGAGGTACAAAGCGGCGACTGGGTACCTCCCGACTGTTTTCGACGGCTCGTCTCCCGGCGccggcaagtttgggtacctgaaGATTCGGCGCCGGTCCACGTCGCCGTctgattga